A region of the Nerophis lumbriciformis linkage group LG13, RoL_Nlum_v2.1, whole genome shotgun sequence genome:
aacgtgaCGTTTGCGAACAAATCAAGTCTTTTGAATGGCTCATTTACGTGAACGATGAGAACCAATTTTAATTATTCATTTTAtcgaattatttttttaaatcttgggaCCCCTGTGCTGGCCTTTCGACCTCAGGCTAGCTAACTTTAAAAACGGCactgaaataataaaaaatatgagtGTACGATATATACAACTGATATGTCTCGCGGCTAACAAACGCGCTAGCAAGTCAACTTGTCGCTAACGCAGTAGAAAGTATTAAAAGTATATTGAAATATTTCTCCCATAGCTAAATATGTACTAACCTGTCCATGGAAACACGCTTAATGTTGCGTTATTGTGTCAACGCGCAACTAGCTTTAGTATGAAGTCAACATAACAATTGCACACCTTAGCTAGCGGGCATTAGTTACACTAGCTAAGTGAAGTTCTGTAATGTAATCACTTATCTGTCATCCACTACAGGTACCTTAGAAAGGCCGCACAACAGCAGCCAATTGGCAAGTCACTGCCCCGCCTCCACTCCTAAGCAGCGAAAGCGGCGGCGCGCAAACTTCCCTGTGGAAAGGCTAATGGAGCAGTTCCTAAAGCAGAGCGCCCAGGCCGAGGACAACTTCTACCGCATGGAGGAGCGCCGCCTGCAGGCTGAGGACCATCGGCGGGAGGCGGAGCACGCCAGGGAGCTGCACATGCTCCAGATGCTCGGCCAGATGTTCTCCAACATCTCGGCTCGACCCGGCTCTGTGGCGGCGACGGTGGCACCCGCCCCGGCAAAGAACGCTCAAGCTCCAGTGTTCTCCCAAACATCGCCGCTGTGTGCACACCGCCAATCCTCGCCACAGACAGACAGTTTGTCACAACAGGGTCACCTGCTGAGCTCGGACCCTCAGGCATTAGGTATTGATCGGTATTGGCGAGACTGTCATGGTTACCACCACCAAGGCTTTTTTAGAAAGTTCTTTGAGGATTTTTGATGCAATCATCAAGGTTTCCTCATTTAATTCATTGTGTCTTAAAGCAACTGAGGCTTAAAAAATGGAGTGCACTCCtcagctgcaaccagcagaggcgctgttattTAGTCTCTTATTAATCGACCATATACTGATTCTAtatttggtatcgttactgtcgacaTTTGTATCGATTTGACCACCCTTGTTTCTGAGATCTAGCTGAGCAGTTAGCATATCTTTCCATCGTGTGTTTTGTAGCATATTTagttattccttgtcctccagtgataatgttacttgtaagaaatgtagtttatttggaggaaaatatttctgtgttgtattgtgttcattggcttgttgctgtcaaatttgcagaatgcagttagaatgtgtcaacatgcattatcacgatataacaacaatattaaaagCGGTATCGTCGGCCAAATTTTCTATTTCGCGCAATTTAAgtacttattattattttattttttagtctaGTATTTTTTCCTGTATATATTTGATAcaattctacatttaaaaaaataataattgtatttacttttatagaatttaattacaaatatttacttgatctttttttaattaatctatatatagtttttttaacACGTGCCAGTGTTTGTATTTAATTTGATcaaaatgtctttttttaaatgtaatttattttcattttgtatTTACTGTATTCCTTACATTTTGGCACCAAATATATTTGTTTGATATTCATTTATATTCTATAAAGTAGTTTTGATTTTGTCTTttaaagacatgcacccggggataggttgattggcaacactaaattggcccttgcttgagtgtgtgtgaatgtcgtgtgtctatctgtgttggccctgcgatgaggatggcgacttgtcgagggtgtaccccgccttccgcccgagtgcagctgggataggctccagcaccccccgcccccctgcgacctcgagagggacaagcggtagaaaatggatggaactaCTTAAAAGTCAAAACCTTTAAGCGGGATATAAAtaccagtaaaatattttttttttttgttgcgaaAAAATGccaattattaatatattattatttgaattacattttgacaaaataggtgGTCATTTATTCGTAGAGTTTTAATACACTGTCTCCTTTGTGTAAGAATTGATTCTACGGAAATTTAAATGAGTAATTGTAATGTATTTAAATTAGGATACTTTGAGATGTAGTAAATGGGTTTTTAGCTCATATGTCTTATTTATTTTCAAGTCATGTTCAAACTCGTCCAGACCGAATTAACAGTGCCACTGCTGGTTGCAACCAAGTAGTGCCGTTTTAGCTTTCAGTCGCTTCAATGAAACAGTATTAGTTCTTCACGCAGTGTTTAAACATCCCCTTATTCCTGCAGTGTTTGAACGCCACCACAGCCTTGGCTCATCGTCCCACAGTGTCATGGAAGAGCACATCCTGTCCATGGTGAAAAAGATAGTCCCGCCGCTGTCTGGCCACAAGCATAAAGGACAAGACGGACGGATCGGGATCATAGGCGGATGTCAGGAGTATGCTGCACTCAATCCCTAATTGGGTTTCAAGTTTCTGTATTGACGATTTGACTTGGGCCTCTAATGTTTCTCATCTTGACTTCAAAGCTACACTGGAGCGCCGTACTTTGCAGCCATCTCTGCACTCAAAGTGGTAAGGAAACACCTTAAACacatttacctttttttgtttgtttatgtttcactTTAGTGTCTTGGCGTCTTGTCCTACAGGGTGCTGACTTGTCTCACGTCTTCTGCACCAAAGATGCCGCAGCTGTAATAAAATCCTACAGCCCTGAGCTCATAGTGCATCCTGTCCTGTAAGTATACGCCCCAATCaaacaattgttatacattctaaacaatattatttacatttgtttatcCATGCAGTATTTTAGAACGGGATTATAGAAAAGAGCAGCGGTACCTCCAAAGAAGTGAAGCACTGATGGTTAAAATACTACAGTTTTTCCTGTAgaaaataatcagttccagggtcataAAACCTTAATTAACTGTACAGTTAAAAATATTTGATAATTTCTTAGTTTGGGTCGAAAATTTTGAAGTGTAAAAAATGATCTCAACCCTAACTTGGATTGAGCTGCTTAATAAAACAGTCACATCTGAATCGCGACTCTTATTTATTTTGATTCTAAATCtatttataattttcaaaaatttaattttttataacggtttcaatttattatttatttttaagacatttttaaaaacagtttttgaagTGATATTTGGCTTTTCCGCTGCATATACATTAGCAGCTAAGAGGACCGGTTTTGAAAAACGTGTATTGTGATTTATAtgccaaaaaatatattgtgagaatcatgttgaataaagaatcgattctgaatcaaatcgtcaccccaagaatcaaatcgcgAGAGCTTATGGGCGATAAGTCACCTAGCATAAGGAATTcatgatatttttttaaaaataaaacaaaaactgtaaattaagtgTGAAACAAATATGACTACTgagaacagcaaaaaaaaaactgactaaAAGCAGCGTGCTGTTGAGTACATTCTGTCTTTTAGTATTGTTGACTTATTGTTGCTTTGGCCATAGACAAAGACAGGACAGAGACGTAATAAATTCTTGTCCTATGGTTAGCGCCACAATTTTCTTCCGCCATGCATGATGACGGTTAAACCCCTTGATTTTTGTGCAACTTTAAAAGGTATATTTAGAATTGTGCGACACACTCCACTTTAGAGGTTTCATTGTTGAGGGTTGTGTTGCATACATctataccaagtgtgtgtgtgtgtaactttttatttttatttttttattttttttaaaagggacaGTCCCAACGCTGTGGAGGAGATAGACAAATGGCTCCCGAGACTGCACAGCCTGGTTGTGGGACCCGGTTTAGGGAGAGAAGACTTCCTATTAAAAACCGCCAAGGTCCGTAACGTTTCATTTTTAACCACAACATGGAGGTGAGGCCcatctgttagcattagcatggacTTAGTGATTCTTTAGGCTAGCGAAAACCCACACTTTAAATATATGTGGTTCACAAGACCATTAAATGGACAAGATTTAAAATAATCCAATGACCCGGATATGAGACAAGGGCTCTTTTTCAAGGACGaatacaaaatataatatttatttaaattatggtTTAACAACACTTTGTAAATTAggattaaaaacaatatattttctcAAGTAAACAACTGTGCTTCATTGCATTAGAATTGGCATCAGAACTCCTTTGTTTGCTAACAACCTTTGAAACAAGGATGCAGGTTACTAAGAGAGAGGGAAGTCATTTTATtacatcattatttttttattgctaaTATTACTGCTATTGTTGtcatgttttattcatttattattaaatttttcatattgtattttgacattttaaaatgtatattattttttaagaTGGCGTTAATTTTAGTTAATCTCGCCTCAAAGGTGGCATTTGTTCCCACAATGCAATGCCTTGTTGTCAATATTGCTGTGTGTTTTCTATTTTTTCTTTACTAATGTaaagaaagcacattttttgccacttgccagtgcatgaaaaatgttatataaataaagtttaaatGATTTTGTCGCCAGTTGTTGGTTTGCAAGTATAACAAATCGAGACCTCAATCATTTTcagattttttggggaaaaatatatttgtttgatATCTGGGTCACTATGCTTTTACATTTGAAGCATCTAAAGTAAATAAGCTAAAGCAACAccatagttacataaatcacattacgggGAAAATATACAACTGCCAAACTCGAGAGGGCTTAaatgggtgccttgaggaacgcctctgtTGCGTAAATCAAAATTTTGGGCTCCAGTGTCTATTTACTAGCAAAGTTAGAATGTAgacgcaaggatctgccaatgcgtTTATAGTGGTCCAAGTCTctgtatacaacaggagcacttgaGTGTTTTTATGAAATTTGCAACACAAAAGTTtgcctcccaagttttgaactaaacTTGGGGGCCAGTATGTAGTCATTCCCTGGCtggcagttgaatagccctgccctAGAAAATGCGTTTGAACAAAGAGCAACAAATTGAAATCATCGTGAAAAGCTGGTTCAGGAAGCAGTCATACGGTTGCAAATGCGTTTAACAGAAAACATGGTTTTCGtataaaaatgtttacttttccaATATACGGATATGTGTGGGACACTCTTTGTAGTATTTGGATGTGCAGGAAATTTATTAATGAACATTTTATATAGTGAAAAATGTATTAACGGCCGCTTTGTATATAAGTCAACAATCTATACCTGCTTAGAATATATTGAGCTACATTaaaatgtatgtttatttatAAACACAAATGTGAAGTATATCAAAGTACACCTCACCGTATTTTTTCTGTATGCAgcctttggtggaaaaagttagaacacccctgctttacaaaGTCACATTGCGCACTAGTGGTCTGGCATGCATATTACAGTGTTCTTTCAGGGCTGTGATGTGTTTATaaccagtgttttttttaaatataggaaGTGATAGAGAAGTCTAAAGCTAGAGATATACCAATTATCATCGACGCTGTGAGTATTTGATTTAATTTTCCCTGTTTACAAAGTGCTACTCTTACTCACTGTGTGCGTGTGGGTTGTTTGCATCTGACAGGACGGCTTATGGCTGGTCACAAAGCAGCCGTCCGTTATTCAAGGCTACCAGAAAGGCATCCTCACGCCCAACTTCATGGAGTTCACACGACTCTACGAGACGCTGGTGAGTCTCCAATCTTGTCATTACAGCGTGTCATCATGCTTACGCGCGTTGTcgtcttttttgttgtttttttaagcaaCATAAGCCTGTGGACGACGGCGATCACCGTAGTAACGTCCTGCAGCTCAGCGAAGCCATGGGAAACATCACCGTGCTGCTCAAAGGAGAGCAGGATCTCATTGCGGACGGCAGCACTGGTTTGTTTACGCCCCCCCGTGAGATGTTATTAACGAGTGTTTGCGTCTGATGGAAAGCGGTGTTACCTGGTTTGCAGTTGTTACGTGCAGCACAGAGGGTAGCGCGAGGCGATGTGGAGGACAGGGGGATCTTCTGTCTGGTTCTGCTGGTGTGCTGGCACACTGGGCCCACGCTGCCTCTCAAGCAGGACTCATCACAGGGTAATACACTGGATTAGAACACATTATACTTTACTTACAATTGATTGATTTGGATCAATTAACATTTAGGACTCTTGCATCTTAGTGTAATACAGTGAAATATAGAAATCAATGCATTCCAAGACTGTGCCTAACTccaatttgtttacattttcacattggatgcagagagaaaaaaaatattccagGGTCAAACTCACATGCTATCATAAAAGCCTTTAACTGTATAGGCAATGTaacattattactgtcatacaagtataaaaatattttttttatattctgaAAATTATACTATTTGTATTCCATACTGGTATAATGTTATTAATAAAGACTATTATATCTAttcaattttaagttaattagtgTCTTTGCATACTGTCTctggaaaagcgctataaaaatgtgatcttttatgtattttattaactactatgaataattaaaaaaacatatagaaTATCGTTATGAAATAAATTGCGGCTTCACTACTTCCCGGATTTTTTAGGGGGATATGTATTTTCCCaaagcatccattttctaccgcttgtcccgttcggggtcacgggAATAAAAATGTTGGGGGGCCTAACTTAAGCCTTTCAagcataaaatggctaaatacaCTTAAATATCAATGCTATAGTAGTATTGACCTCTAGACACCAAATCAATCAGATTACCCTGTTAAGtacatggccactgattggctcagcctcaggcagcattactatattggcttAAAAAGGTGACTAAAGAGTGTTATCTCATGTTAAGAGGGCTTtcatcatgttaaaaaaaaaaggcatttcgaAGGTTTCAAACAGGGTTTTTATGCTCCAGctgtgaaaatatttgatttataattaatgatacCTACTTGGCGGATATTTGTTTATCGCAGTCATGTCCGGAACTAATTACCGGGGATAAACGAGGGATTGTATTTGTATGATATTAATATAAAacattagaattaaaaaaaaaaaaaataacagttacaCAATaatatccatgcatccatccatttcatACTGCATGTCCCTGTCGGGATTGCATTTGactaatatatttttaaaatggtcTTTAAATATTTATTGTCTTTTGGCTAGGCTTCAAAGTGTTTGGTAGAATTCGCAAGCAATAGCAATTATCACTTGGCAGGGGTCGCGACGTGGACGCTTCTACCATGACCCCcgttcaacaacaatgcaaaagactgtaaagaaatgggaaactcATAACCACATGattcaaagacacgaaaagaagaagaatatttattgtaaaaaaaatatatatagaaattaAATaccaatataatatatttttcttacatttctatTATAGTCATTCTCTTTTTGATTAGTTGCGAAAACTCACCTGGTTTTACTATTAAGTACCAAATATGGTTCATAACATTCTTAACGTCAACATAATGTTTTACTAGATGTTGATCAAGCAATGTCATTATTGTTGTCCTCCTGCAGTGTGAACCCGTCAGTGGTTGCAGCAATGGGGGCGTCCTCACTCACCAGACAGTGCAACAGACAAGCGTTCCAGCGACACGGCAGGTCCACAACCACCTCGGACATGATCCAGGAGATTGGACCAGTCTTCAAAAATCTATTTGAAAGATGAGAGCCAACATATTAACACGTGTACGAATCACCCATGCTCCATTTTTGTATTCTTTACCCAACACAACTTGTTACTTTAGTCAAGTACTACACGGGACAAAAGGGCTTAAGTGGGGAAAAAATGGTATGGACTACACACAAAATTATTCCTTAGTGAAAACATTATGGTCTCACTGTactgtcattttttttacctcaatGGAAATAAAAACGTATTTGTGTTaatccaggcctgggcaattattttgactcgggggccacatttagagaaaaaaatgtgccggtatatttatatttaggaacaccaatacaaaacctcacattaatgtctgattgaatgctaaaaaagttatgacagaccgccttaaaaaacgtaatggaaattTCTATTTTTCTATGagcggtaaaacactgaatattgacaaaatatgaacgtcacatcccctttcgatcgacatattttacaatgaagTGAAATGCAAACACAAAtgcaacagtgaaatatgaactcgaagggtacaaaataaacccacctacaatctgatacatctgatacatcactaagctttagaactttgttgtgaaaatctccttccgcgtctgtggaaacgcttcccgcccacactgcttggtgcctcgtctgagctgctgtgacatagattaccatagtaactaattagatgactatagtaactaattagattaccatagtaactggtatatcagccataagcgcagattgcaaccattgaaatactttgtatagttcaagacttacggtcattagaaaacatcactgtacatcataatggcagctacactttccatcttaaagatctaaaacaagtatttgggaatgtccgacgggccagattgaaaagcttaacgggccgcatgtggcccccgggcctttatTTGCCAAGTATGTGTTAATCTATTTGAAAAACTGTTGGATGTCTATAAATGCCCCTTTCGCCACCAGGTGGCAGCAAATCATTCGGAAACGAACGCGAGACAATTCTTAACAACCAGACTTCCCAATGTTGTACAATGCATTGTTTCAATCAGCACCCTCTAGTTATTATTGCACTAGATGCGTACTAACGAGTTTAAACGTGGTGTTGGTGGAAAAGGCGGCCGTTGCATGAATGGGCACAATGGCGGCTGTGTCGCGCTTGCGCACATCGACCACTCGAAGCTAACGGTCGGTTAGCATTAGCCGCTTACAGTACAGCCCACTCCTCACTGCTGATGTCGCTCACTTCAAACCTCATGTTTTCATCACGTTTTGTTGTAAAGCCAACTAGAGCAAAGAAGTGACTGGAGAGAAAACAAGTACACTTACTGGTAGGTGTGTTTTGAACCTATTTGCAAGTCATATAATGGACGTGGTTTCCAGTGTTGAAACGACACGTTAGCTACCAACAAGAAACTCACGCTAAAGCTTTTTTATGTTTGGCCAAAACTGTTTTATATGAAGGTGAGCGTGTTATTAACGTGTACTAAACCGAACATTGAAGCTGGCTTCTAAATGACGTTATTGGCTTGTTAAAATGATTTGACGGCAGTTTACTTCAATCCGCCAAAGAACTAGCTAGGCGGCTAGTTTACTCACGCCCGTTACTATTGATTGACGCTATAATACACAAACACTCAATTAAATTGGTTGTTTTAATGCATAACGACGGACTATTCAGCATCAATGTTGTtcatacttttgtcaatataacGTTAAATCGCCTGGAAAACGAGCTAACCTGCTAGCTAGCAGCCTCACGCTAGCTTCGTAATCTTCGCGTTCGTTTGGGAAAAAACATGTTCTTTAGTAGGGTCAATTACATGCCGTACATAAGGAGTAAAATACACTGTAGTAATGTCTAATTTACATTCTATTATCTTTACACCTGTGGCGCTGCGGTATCTGACATGTTAACATTACCTACGTAGTACAGTCAACGCGTCACTTGGCCCCTCCCCCCTTTGACTGTCGTTCACACTTTCTctttaaggccccgtttacactaagccggctaaggttatccagggtgaatcccacctaaccttatccgtgtccacacacaacaatgcgccctgcgtccgccggcgcaacgcgacctagtacgcatgcgcggaaaatgcgcacgtcatagtcacatcCAGTGTTGCTTGGTGTGTacattcttaaatgtaacttatctgaacaatatccagtgtgggtggtatttcaattaactggaatccagtgtgctgtggggccctattgtagtgaatcacacctgagccgtcATAAATTaagcaaatctttattagacacgtaaacaatgtgatgaagaacattttacatcaatcaaactagggatctagatatctgatcagggcactcctcactcttttgccttcaccttcattgtccgttcgtttttggtgactttatatactctggacctagacgttgagtctgcgacatacatggcggacaataattgatacagtctgctttgccagtcctaaTGCGTTCGCCtttttccgtagttttccctcgacggccaggtaatacaaagcacacgctacctttttttttttatcacatccacgggagctcgcattctcgttctctctccttcgacaaatgacaAAGTTttccgctaagtagaatcacagctgacctagacattggaaagttctcttgccgtctgagatgtgttgtatcccaaatagctgcaattgctttctcttaaggtattcatgtgtgatttacacaagcgtctgtacatgtagaagaaggagaaacacgggcatgtctggatgactcgcctccatatttccagtggttagctccgagttacgaaaccgctttattatgaaactggctgtggcgcgttctttctgacgttacttcctgtgtggggcgctgtctttatggtgtcacttcctctccaaactcagttcgtaaacgatcaatgagtccatacaaagctaagagccggccgGAGGTTCAAGAAATATACGGCGCACTTACTCGtgtaaaaattgtccgaggagggggactttAAACGCTGGcttagtgtggctgaaatggggcttaagctaaataattattcgtttaaggggttatcccgcttagtgtagacatagcctaaaatCTTCAAAGTTTACGTAAAAAATAAAGTCCCTGTATGCCGAAATATTCATGATATTGAAGTAAAGCAGCAATTTAAATTTAAGAAACATTCACACATTctaacactattttttttccccaggcaGAGGCAAAATGCTGAATGCCACTAATGGCGACCCAGGCCATGTTGCTGTCAATTATGTGGAGGAGTACTTCGACCTGATGGAGTCGCTACCCTTAGATATGCAGAGAAGCGTGTCCCTCATGAAGGAAATCGATGCCAAGTATCAAGGT
Encoded here:
- the naxd gene encoding ATP-dependent (S)-NAD(P)H-hydrate dehydratase isoform X3, with the translated sequence MISRICVHLSALKRTATLGTLERPHNSSQLASHCPASTPKQRKRRRANFPVERLMEQFLKQSAQAEDNFYRMEERRLQAEDHRREAEHARELHMLQMLGQMFSNISARPGSVAATVAPAPAKNAQAPVFSQTSPLCAHRQSSPQTDSLSQQGHLLSSDPQALVFERHHSLGSSSHSVMEEHILSMVKKIVPPLSGHKHKGQDGRIGIIGGCQDYTGAPYFAAISALKVGADLSHVFCTKDAAAVIKSYSPELIVHPVLDSPNAVEEIDKWLPRLHSLVVGPGLGREDFLLKTAKEVIEKSKARDIPIIIDADGLWLVTKQPSVIQGYQKGILTPNFMEFTRLYETLQHKPVDDGDHRSNVLQLSEAMGNITVLLKGEQDLIADGSTVVTCSTEGSARRCGGQGDLLSGSAGVLAHWAHAASQAGLITGVNPSVVAAMGASSLTRQCNRQAFQRHGRSTTTSDMIQEIGPVFKNLFER
- the naxd gene encoding ATP-dependent (S)-NAD(P)H-hydrate dehydratase isoform X2 is translated as MNGNIQQQQPIQTFAFLFVSVTLSIVATLYSLNWEGTLERPHNSSQLASHCPASTPKQRKRRRANFPVERLMEQFLKQSAQAEDNFYRMEERRLQAEDHRREAEHARELHMLQMLGQMFSNISARPGSVAATVAPAPAKNAQAPVFSQTSPLCAHRQSSPQTDSLSQQGHLLSSDPQALVFERHHSLGSSSHSVMEEHILSMVKKIVPPLSGHKHKGQDGRIGIIGGCQDYTGAPYFAAISALKVGADLSHVFCTKDAAAVIKSYSPELIVHPVLDSPNAVEEIDKWLPRLHSLVVGPGLGREDFLLKTAKEVIEKSKARDIPIIIDADGLWLVTKQPSVIQGYQKGILTPNFMEFTRLYETLQHKPVDDGDHRSNVLQLSEAMGNITVLLKGEQDLIADGSTVVTCSTEGSARRCGGQGDLLSGSAGVLAHWAHAASQAGLITGVNPSVVAAMGASSLTRQCNRQAFQRHGRSTTTSDMIQEIGPVFKNLFER
- the naxd gene encoding ATP-dependent (S)-NAD(P)H-hydrate dehydratase isoform X1, whose product is MLLNNTTRGFLWSDAETRTLLNIWGEQDVQEALDGNFRNSFVYRDVSRRLAAMGFERTPEQCRVRIKSLKRQYLLAKEGNLRNNRQYHRIAKFYDTMERILSSRPALVDPQEFIDSGAGGEEAVDGLDEDAEDAQDVYSESTGDCPFPAETEVKLEYPTVPIPIPVKVTVGNNSTLERPHNSSQLASHCPASTPKQRKRRRANFPVERLMEQFLKQSAQAEDNFYRMEERRLQAEDHRREAEHARELHMLQMLGQMFSNISARPGSVAATVAPAPAKNAQAPVFSQTSPLCAHRQSSPQTDSLSQQGHLLSSDPQALVFERHHSLGSSSHSVMEEHILSMVKKIVPPLSGHKHKGQDGRIGIIGGCQDYTGAPYFAAISALKVGADLSHVFCTKDAAAVIKSYSPELIVHPVLDSPNAVEEIDKWLPRLHSLVVGPGLGREDFLLKTAKEVIEKSKARDIPIIIDADGLWLVTKQPSVIQGYQKGILTPNFMEFTRLYETLQHKPVDDGDHRSNVLQLSEAMGNITVLLKGEQDLIADGSTVVTCSTEGSARRCGGQGDLLSGSAGVLAHWAHAASQAGLITGVNPSVVAAMGASSLTRQCNRQAFQRHGRSTTTSDMIQEIGPVFKNLFER
- the naxd gene encoding ATP-dependent (S)-NAD(P)H-hydrate dehydratase isoform X5; this encodes MISRICVHLSALKRTATLVFERHHSLGSSSHSVMEEHILSMVKKIVPPLSGHKHKGQDGRIGIIGGCQDYTGAPYFAAISALKVGADLSHVFCTKDAAAVIKSYSPELIVHPVLDSPNAVEEIDKWLPRLHSLVVGPGLGREDFLLKTAKEVIEKSKARDIPIIIDADGLWLVTKQPSVIQGYQKGILTPNFMEFTRLYETLQHKPVDDGDHRSNVLQLSEAMGNITVLLKGEQDLIADGSTVVTCSTEGSARRCGGQGDLLSGSAGVLAHWAHAASQAGLITGVNPSVVAAMGASSLTRQCNRQAFQRHGRSTTTSDMIQEIGPVFKNLFER
- the naxd gene encoding ATP-dependent (S)-NAD(P)H-hydrate dehydratase isoform X4, producing MNGNIQQQQPIQTFAFLFVSVTLSIVATLYSLNWEVFERHHSLGSSSHSVMEEHILSMVKKIVPPLSGHKHKGQDGRIGIIGGCQDYTGAPYFAAISALKVGADLSHVFCTKDAAAVIKSYSPELIVHPVLDSPNAVEEIDKWLPRLHSLVVGPGLGREDFLLKTAKEVIEKSKARDIPIIIDADGLWLVTKQPSVIQGYQKGILTPNFMEFTRLYETLQHKPVDDGDHRSNVLQLSEAMGNITVLLKGEQDLIADGSTVVTCSTEGSARRCGGQGDLLSGSAGVLAHWAHAASQAGLITGVNPSVVAAMGASSLTRQCNRQAFQRHGRSTTTSDMIQEIGPVFKNLFER